One Granulicella sp. 5B5 DNA window includes the following coding sequences:
- a CDS encoding alpha/beta hydrolase produces MKEIAMEKDFTLTSTTFSSPRHTTHYWEAGPAGGPLMIFLHGWPGIGLLWRAQVEVFASEGWRCIAPDMRGYGGSSAPSSSEAYALKEIVDDMVELHDYLGAGPAIWVGHDLGSPVVGALAAHHAERSRAVVFVSVPYAPQAFALPGLLPLIDRELYPADQYPDGQWDYYRFYLTHFDQTVADFNADIPSSLAAIYRSGNPEAVGKVYRSAVVTHNGGWFGSEHHAPAVQPDPALWPRADFTSLVEAFRVTGFRPANSWYLNDSVNIAYARAAPDGGRLRQPVLFINGQFDGLCDITHNRFGEPMRSACPDLTVTNLPSGHWLPLERKTEVMQAIRSWLKMTAL; encoded by the coding sequence ATGAAGGAGATCGCGATGGAGAAAGACTTCACACTCACCAGCACCACTTTCAGCTCTCCACGCCACACGACGCACTACTGGGAGGCCGGACCCGCCGGCGGCCCACTGATGATCTTCCTCCACGGCTGGCCCGGTATCGGCCTGCTATGGCGCGCGCAGGTCGAGGTCTTCGCCTCCGAAGGCTGGCGCTGTATCGCCCCGGACATGCGTGGCTACGGCGGATCATCTGCGCCGTCCTCCTCCGAGGCCTATGCCCTGAAAGAGATTGTCGACGACATGGTCGAGCTGCATGATTATCTCGGCGCCGGCCCCGCTATCTGGGTCGGCCACGACCTCGGAAGTCCCGTCGTCGGTGCGCTGGCCGCGCATCACGCGGAGCGAAGCCGCGCCGTCGTCTTTGTCTCTGTCCCTTATGCCCCGCAGGCCTTCGCGTTGCCCGGCCTCCTGCCGCTCATCGATCGCGAGCTCTATCCGGCCGACCAGTATCCCGACGGACAATGGGACTACTACCGTTTCTACCTGACTCATTTCGACCAGACGGTCGCCGACTTCAATGCTGACATCCCGTCGAGCCTCGCGGCGATATACCGCAGCGGAAATCCCGAGGCAGTAGGTAAGGTGTACCGGTCCGCGGTCGTCACCCACAATGGCGGCTGGTTCGGTTCAGAGCACCACGCGCCGGCGGTACAACCTGATCCCGCGCTCTGGCCGCGTGCCGATTTCACCTCCCTGGTCGAAGCGTTCCGCGTTACCGGATTCCGGCCCGCCAACTCCTGGTACCTCAACGACAGCGTCAACATCGCCTACGCACGTGCGGCACCGGATGGCGGACGGCTGCGTCAGCCCGTGCTGTTTATCAATGGCCAATTCGACGGCCTCTGCGATATCACCCACAACCGTTTTGGTGAACCGATGCGCAGCGCCTGCCCCGACCTTACCGTGACAAATCTGCCTTCGGGCCACTGGCTGCCTCTCGAACGCAAGACAGAAGTTATGCAAGCGATACGTTCCTGGCTAAAAATGACAGCGCTGTAG
- a CDS encoding site-specific integrase has protein sequence MAKKILRKKLSLRDENRHLDIKKEVNYQMSELVDQYWLHFGSKKSSADREKSIVEGIRAELGRMFVREVDGYAVQRWYENLTGKRGLAVNTAARHFNVMRHMMRKASTIWSKQTGIDKNPASLIEVHRPDDSRERFLSEDELCRLKIALDEKVFRKGSKDFNQTYLRMRLIALIALSTGMRSGEIHQIYWSDVMYSAGLIKVRMKLKKGRERYVPMTSQLAEEIRQYPKPIGENRVFPPKGGVTSRRQRLNGSFAEMLERAEISDFRFHDLRHTFASWYMMNGGDLYELAKILGHANIKMTERYAKLGQSHIAKTVKVAGQIWNLMKRAQEENKEA, from the coding sequence TTGGCAAAGAAGATCCTTCGCAAGAAGTTGTCACTTAGGGACGAAAATCGACACCTCGATATCAAAAAAGAAGTGAATTATCAGATGTCAGAGTTGGTCGATCAATATTGGTTGCACTTTGGAAGCAAAAAGAGTTCAGCAGATCGCGAAAAGAGCATCGTCGAAGGTATCAGAGCTGAGCTGGGTCGTATGTTCGTGCGAGAGGTTGATGGTTATGCGGTGCAACGCTGGTACGAAAACCTGACGGGAAAGCGCGGTCTGGCAGTCAACACCGCTGCACGCCACTTCAATGTCATGCGCCACATGATGCGCAAGGCTTCAACGATATGGTCTAAACAGACAGGGATCGATAAGAATCCGGCTAGTCTGATCGAGGTACACCGCCCAGATGATTCACGGGAGCGATTTCTCTCAGAAGACGAACTATGTCGGTTGAAGATAGCTCTGGATGAAAAAGTGTTTCGAAAGGGCAGCAAAGACTTTAATCAGACCTATCTTCGTATGAGACTGATCGCGTTGATTGCTCTATCGACAGGCATGCGGTCGGGTGAAATTCATCAGATCTATTGGTCGGATGTGATGTACAGCGCAGGGCTAATAAAGGTTCGGATGAAGCTGAAAAAAGGTAGGGAGCGGTACGTCCCTATGACATCACAGCTCGCAGAAGAGATTCGGCAATATCCCAAACCAATCGGTGAAAACCGAGTTTTTCCACCCAAAGGCGGTGTGACAAGTCGACGTCAGCGATTGAATGGGAGCTTCGCTGAGATGCTTGAGAGGGCAGAAATCTCCGATTTCCGGTTTCATGATCTGCGTCACACCTTCGCCTCCTGGTACATGATGAACGGTGGAGATCTTTATGAACTCGCCAAGATTCTCGGTCATGCCAATATCAAGATGACCGAGCGCTACGCCAAACTTGGACAAAGCCATATTGCGAAGACTGTCAAAGTTGCGGGGCAAATCTGGAATCTCATGAAAAGGGCGCAAGAAGAGAACAAAGAAGCTTGA
- a CDS encoding VOC family protein, giving the protein MNTPHTSGPLASLKINHTAIRVPDFGSAVAWYADKLDFRVKQTVSVAGLSFSFLYPAGDDSFHFELMAGPGAAERPTYNDLHDSYNMSGWHHPGFSVDSVDAVIDELKRRNVTIASEPHDVPAMGLRVAFFADPWGNLFEVIQPITQ; this is encoded by the coding sequence ATGAACACACCTCACACCTCCGGCCCGCTCGCTTCTCTGAAGATCAATCACACTGCCATCCGCGTACCGGACTTTGGCTCAGCCGTTGCCTGGTATGCCGACAAGCTCGATTTTCGAGTGAAGCAAACGGTGTCCGTAGCCGGGCTCAGCTTCAGTTTTCTTTACCCAGCTGGAGACGATAGCTTCCACTTCGAGCTGATGGCAGGGCCAGGCGCAGCAGAACGCCCCACGTACAACGATCTGCATGACAGCTACAACATGTCCGGCTGGCACCACCCGGGTTTCAGCGTCGATAGTGTCGACGCTGTCATCGACGAACTGAAACGCCGCAACGTGACGATCGCGAGCGAGCCACATGATGTACCCGCGATGGGCCTCCGCGTTGCGTTCTTTGCAGATCCCTGGGGCAATCTTTTCGAGGTGATCCAGCCCATCACCCAATAA
- a CDS encoding Fic family protein, giving the protein MINTDTILVTQELLALLSEIDEFKGAWRALSTIAPERLNALRHVATVESIGSSTRIEGSKLTDREVERLLGSLEIRHFGSRDEQEVAGYADVMETVFRSWSDIPLTENYIKQLHRDLLQHSEKDERHRGNYKTLRNDVGAFDAAGKMIGIMFETATPFDTPHRMAELVAWLDEEREIRRLHPLLTVAVFIVVFLEIHPFQDGNGRLSRVLTTLLLLQAGYSYVPYSSLESVIEHSKEAYYLGLRQTQSTIRTDTPNWQPWLLFFMRVLQQQKRRLAVKVEREKIALATLPELAVRILDYARDQGRVTTRDMVREFGASPNTLKATFTSLVDKGLLLRHGGGRSTWYRLP; this is encoded by the coding sequence ATGATCAACACTGACACGATTCTCGTTACCCAAGAACTTCTTGCTCTCCTTTCCGAGATTGATGAGTTCAAAGGGGCATGGCGTGCCCTCAGCACGATCGCACCAGAGCGTCTGAATGCGCTACGCCATGTGGCTACTGTCGAGAGTATCGGATCCTCGACTCGCATCGAGGGAAGCAAGCTGACCGACCGTGAAGTGGAACGGTTGCTCGGAAGCCTTGAAATCAGGCATTTTGGAAGTCGTGATGAACAGGAAGTCGCGGGCTATGCCGATGTAATGGAAACAGTCTTCCGGTCGTGGTCAGATATTCCACTCACCGAGAATTACATTAAGCAGCTTCACCGTGATCTTTTGCAGCACAGCGAGAAGGACGAGCGGCATCGCGGGAACTACAAGACTTTGCGCAACGATGTGGGCGCCTTTGATGCCGCTGGCAAGATGATCGGAATCATGTTCGAAACGGCCACTCCATTCGATACCCCGCACCGCATGGCAGAACTCGTCGCGTGGCTGGATGAGGAGCGCGAAATTCGTCGCCTACATCCATTGCTCACCGTCGCTGTTTTTATTGTCGTCTTTCTTGAAATTCATCCTTTTCAAGACGGTAATGGACGACTGAGCCGCGTACTGACCACTTTGCTTTTACTGCAGGCTGGTTATAGCTACGTGCCTTATTCGTCGCTTGAGAGTGTGATTGAACACAGTAAGGAAGCCTACTACCTGGGCCTGCGGCAAACCCAAAGCACCATTCGGACCGACACGCCGAACTGGCAACCGTGGCTGCTTTTCTTCATGCGTGTCCTGCAACAGCAAAAGCGTCGGCTCGCAGTGAAGGTGGAACGGGAAAAGATCGCTCTTGCTACACTGCCGGAACTGGCTGTCAGGATTCTGGACTATGCGCGTGATCAAGGGCGTGTCACCACCCGAGACATGGTACGAGAATTCGGTGCAAGCCCTAATACCCTTAAAGCTACATTCACCTCACTTGTTGATAAGGGCTTGCTGTTGAGACATGGCGGTGGCCGTTCTACCTGGTACAGACTTCCATAA
- a CDS encoding alpha/beta hydrolase, producing MELKQYQVPANGISLHVTEIGNGPAVLFCHGFPDTAYTWRRQMQAIASAGFRAIAPDMRGYGRSSAPSDSTLYTPLHTAGDLIGLLDALNIPSAVIVGHDWGATHAWNAAMMRPDRFTAVFCLSVPYFPRGDVSVFERMRTTGHESDFYMFEQIKPEADQIWADAAVTIPGILYWASGSAPADTRWNPLAPARSLHRPAPGPLPSWVEPDYVAHNIAEFKRTGFHGALSYYRAAEPYFYLSAAWKGAKITQPSFYISGKADGLGALYPPAEKLHAGLPGLVGNLELDNVGHWIQHEAFAEVSEQLVKFLRTVNPA from the coding sequence ATGGAACTCAAACAGTATCAGGTCCCTGCAAATGGCATCTCTCTCCACGTAACTGAAATTGGGAACGGGCCGGCCGTTCTTTTCTGTCACGGTTTTCCGGACACGGCATATACATGGCGCAGGCAGATGCAAGCTATCGCGTCAGCCGGCTTTCGCGCGATTGCTCCCGACATGCGCGGCTACGGGCGCAGTTCCGCTCCATCTGATTCAACCTTGTATACGCCGCTGCACACGGCAGGTGACCTGATCGGCCTCCTCGACGCGCTGAACATCCCCAGTGCCGTGATCGTCGGTCACGACTGGGGTGCAACCCATGCATGGAATGCCGCCATGATGCGCCCTGATCGATTCACTGCGGTGTTCTGCCTGAGCGTGCCTTACTTCCCGCGCGGTGATGTCAGCGTCTTTGAGCGTATGCGCACCACCGGGCATGAAAGCGACTTCTACATGTTCGAACAGATCAAACCGGAAGCCGATCAGATATGGGCCGATGCTGCAGTAACAATTCCGGGGATTTTGTATTGGGCATCAGGCTCCGCTCCAGCCGACACGCGATGGAACCCTCTTGCCCCTGCACGAAGTCTTCATCGGCCCGCTCCCGGGCCGCTCCCCTCATGGGTGGAACCGGATTACGTGGCTCACAACATAGCGGAATTCAAGCGTACCGGTTTTCACGGCGCACTGAGCTACTATCGCGCCGCCGAGCCATATTTCTACCTGTCCGCCGCCTGGAAAGGCGCGAAGATCACCCAGCCCTCGTTTTACATCTCGGGAAAGGCCGACGGCCTAGGGGCGCTCTATCCGCCTGCCGAAAAACTTCACGCTGGCCTCCCGGGCCTGGTCGGAAACCTCGAACTCGACAACGTAGGCCACTGGATACAACACGAAGCATTTGCCGAAGTCAGCGAACAGCTTGTGAAGTTTCTGCGCACGGTCAACCCTGCATGA